A region from the Vicia villosa cultivar HV-30 ecotype Madison, WI linkage group LG3, Vvil1.0, whole genome shotgun sequence genome encodes:
- the LOC131656391 gene encoding uncharacterized protein LOC131656391 has product MAPDRDAPPENSQENSQERDAQERDATDTNAPPDTEAKEVARGITIMKGIIRHRDQGLVYHLDWNSDKQAIGPNSAKLTSYIGTLVRMHIPVSIAKWNLKSEELDAEKKSDLGRASEDF; this is encoded by the exons atggctccggatagagatgctccacctgaaaactcacaagaaaactcacaagaaagagatgctcaagaaagagatgccacggatacaaatgctccacctgatactgaagcaaaagaagttgcacgaggcatcaccattatgaagggaatcattcgacatagagaccaaggattagtataccatttggattggaattctgataaacaagcaattggtcctaattctgcaaagttgacaagctatattggtacacttgttcgtatgcatattccggtctccatagctaaatggaatctgaaaagcgaagagttggatgcggaaaaaaaaagcgatttgggacgagcttcag aggacttttga